The following DNA comes from Synechococcus sp. CC9616.
TGGTGCTCGACGTTTCATTGCAGGTGGCCGCACTGCTGCGAGCTCGCGGAGTGGATGTACGGATGACGCGTACATCAGAGATCGATGTGGATCTTCCACCCCGGGTCAGCTTGGCCAACCGCTCTGCTGCCACGGCCTTGGTGAGCATTCATGCCAATGCCCTGAGCATGAGCCGGCCCGATGTGAACGGCATCGAGACCTTCTTTTTCTCGGATCCGCGTTCCGGTCGTCTGGCCTCTTATCTGCAGCAGCAGCTGATGGCGGTCTCGCCGGGTACACCCAACCGCGGCGTCAGGCGTGGAAGGTTTTTTGTGATCCGGCGCTCCACCATGCCGTCGGCGCTTGTGGAGATGGGTTTTGTGACTGGACAGATCGATGCTCCTCGTCTGGCACGCGCGGATCATCGTCGACGTCTTGCCCTCGCCATCGCCGCCGGCATTCTCAACTACCTCATATTCGAAGTGAAGTGACCTCTGTACTCGGTCTGTTTGACAGTGGGGTGGGTGGACTCACCGTTCTGCGCCGCATTTTGGAGCGTCATGGAGCCGTGCGATGCATTTATTTAGGAGATACGGCCAGGGTCCCCTATGGCTGCAGATCCCCGGAGGAGATCCGTTCGATCGCGGTGGAAGTGGTGCGCTGGCTGCGACAGCAAGGGGTGACGACAGTGGTGATGGCATGCAACACCACCAACGCCCTGGCTCGGGATGTCGCTGAAGGTCAGGCGGGAGTTCCAGTGATCGGTCTGATTGGGGCGGCATCAGCGATGGTGAGGGAACGGCGCGTTGGTGTCCTGGCAACCGCCGCCACGGTTGCATCGGGTGCCTACCGAACCAGCATCGAAGCGCTGCATCCCGGGACGCAGGTTCTCGAACAGGCCTGCCCGGATTTTGTCCCTCTGATTGAACGGGGTGATCTGCACTGTGATCAGTTGCGTCGCGCGGTTGAGACCTACCTCGAGCCACTGATGGCGAATTCCGTGCAGTCCATCGTGCTCGGCTGCAGTCATTACCCGCTGCTCGCGCCGCTGATGCGTCAGATCCTTCCTGAGGACGTGCGATTGATTGATCCGGCTCTCGGTGTGACGCATCAACTGGATGCCCTGCTGGGACCACCCTCCGCAAGGAAGCAAAGCGCTGACTGCTTGAAGCTCTGCCGTCTCTGCGTCACGGCTGATCCTGAGGGGTTTTGCGATCGAGCCGCTCCGTGGCTGGGTGAGCGTCCACGGGTTGAGTTGGTGCAGCTGCAGTCCTGAACAGAAGGCCACTAGGATCGCGGCGCGAAAGGGACTCATGATCACCGTCACCGAGCTGCTAGCACCGGTTGAAAACGACCTCGAGACCCTGCTTAGTGATCTGCGCAGCCTCATCGGTGCGGGCCACCCGATTCTTCAGGCTGCCGCTGAACATTTGTTCAGTGCCGGAGGCAAGAGAATTCGCCCTGGCATTGTCCTGCTGATTTCCCGTGCCCTCGCCAGTGATGGCGAGTTGTCGGCCCGTCACCGCCGCCTGGCTGAAATCACGGAGATGATCCATACGGCTTCGCTAGTCCACGATGACGTAGTGGATGAGGCCTCAACGCGTCGCGGTGTTGCAACCGTGCACAGCCGTTTTGACGCCAGAGTCGCCGTCCTGGCTGGCGATTTTCTCTTTGCTCAGGCCAGCTGGCACCTCGCCAATCTTGACGACCTCGATGTGGTCAAGCTTCTGAGTCGCGTGATCATGGATCTTGCTGATGGTGAGGTGAAGCAAGGCCTGTACCGCTACGAAACCGGACAGAGTTTTGAGACATACCTCGAAAAGAGTTACTGCAAGACGGCATCTTTGATCGCCAACAGCTCGCGCGCCGCAGGTGTACTCAGCGCCTGCAGTGAGGTCCAACTCGATGGTCTTTATCAATTCGGGCGCCAGCTTGGGCTCGCCTTCCAAGTTGTCGACGACATCCTGGACTTCACAGGCAGCGAACAGCAGCTGGGCAAGCCGGCGGCCAGTGATTTGGCCAGTGGATATCTCACGGCTCCCTGTTTTTATGCGATGGAGGAGCATCCAGAACTCAAGGCTCTGATCGATCGCCAGTTCAGTGGAGATCAAGATCTCGACCAGGCTCTTTCGATGGTGCGTTCCTCAAAAGCAATCCCAAGAACCCGCGAACTGGCAGAAACGTTTGCTCGTGAATCCAGAGAGGCGATCGCCTGGCTGCCTGATTCCCCCTCCAAACGTGCCCTGATGGAGCTTCCTGATTTCGTGCTCAGCCGTCTGTATTGATCACGGATTGATCAGGTAATCCAGAACTGTGCCCAGATTGCTGATGTGACAGGGCTCGGCCTCGAGGGGATCACAACCCTCAGCGCGATCCAGGACCCAGACCCGACAGCCTGCTGCCAGCGCCGCGGCTGTACCAGCACGTGAATCCTCAAGAGCCCAGCAATCATTGGGATCGACCTTCAGTCGTCGGGCTGCCAGCAAAAACGGTGCCGGATCAGGCTTGCCAGCCGTCAGTGCAGGGTCATCCCCGTGGACTCGTGTCTTGATCAGTCCCAGCCAAGGATGGGGGCCGCTTTTGAAGGCGACGGATTCCTGGCTGCTGCTGGTCACCAAAGCCATGGGGATGTTGTCCTTCTGGCAGTGACGAATCAGGTTTTCCGCGGACGGCATCGCTTCAGCCTTCGGCAGAAGTTGTTTCACGATCGGCTGCTGAACCGCTAGCAGAGCCTCGCTGCCGACTGATGTCGGCAGCCACGCATCCACTTGTTCTGCGCAGTCCTGACGGCGACGACCTCTCAGCTGCAGCAGGTGATTTCCACTTAGATGCCCTCCGAAATGAGCCGCTGCCTCTGCCCAGGCTTGACCATGAAGCGGCTCGGTGTTGAGCAGCAGACCATCCAGGTCGAACAGGCAGGCAGCAGGGCGAATGCGGTTGCTCATGCCTCTTAGTCAAGCCCCTCTGCCCCTTGCCGACGGATTGCAACGAGTGAGGGGTGGCTGGCTTCGATCTTCCTACCCTGACCAGCGAGCATGGGATAGACGGCTGCCGTGACAGACGCCAACACGACGATCGAGAGTGTGCTTCAGGAAGGACGGGTGTTTGACCCGCCTGCTGATCTGGCCGCTCAAGCGCGGGTCGGCAGTCTGGAGGCCTATCGGCAGTTGGCGGAGACGGCCAAGCTCGATCCAGATCGCTTTTGGGGTGATGCTGCTCGCCGCGAGCTGCATTGGTTCGAACCCTTTCACACCGTCCTGGACTGGAGCGATGCCCCCTTCGCGCGCTGGTTTGAAGGCGGGACCACCAACCTTTCGTTCAACTGTCTTGATCGCCATCTCTCCGGTCCTACAGCCGATAAAACAGCCCTGATTTGGGAGGGAGAGCCGGGAGATGTGCGTCGATTCAGCTATCGCGAGCTGCACGCTGAGGTGTGCAAAACCGCCAATGCGCTGAAGGCGTTGGGTCTCGGCAAAGGTGATCTGGTGGCGCTTTACATGCCAATGGTTCCCGAAGCAGCCATTGCGATGCTCGCCTGTGCCCGCATCGGCACCCCCCACTCCGTTGTGTTTGGTGGTTTTTCGTCAGAAGCTCTGCGGGACCGCTTGATCGACGGCGAGGTCAAGGCGGTGATCACCGCGGACGGCGGTTTTCGCAAGGACAAACCCGTGTCCCTGAAACCCGCTGTTGATGCCGCTTTGGCGGATGGCGCCTGCCCCACGGTGCACTCGGTTCTGGTGGTGCAGCGCACCAAACAACCCGTCGAGATGGTGGCTGGTCGTGACCAGTGGTGGCACGAGCTGGTTGACAGCCAGAGAGAAGCCTGTGCGGCCGAGCCAATGGCCAGTGAAGACCGCCTGTTTGTGCTCTACACCTCAGGTTCGACAGGCAAACCAAAGGGGGTGGTGCACACCACGGCTGGTTACAACCTTTGGGCCCATCTCACCTTCCAGTGGATCTTCGACATCCGTGATGACGACGTGTTCTGGTGCACGGCGGATGTGGGGTGGATCACTGGCCACAGCTACATCGTCTACGGACCCCTCTCCAACGGGGCCACTACGGTGATGTTCGAAGGGGCACCTCGCCCCTCAAAGCCCGGCGCTTTCTGGGAGCTGATTCAGAAGCATCGGATCTCGATCTTCTACACCGCGCCAACGGCGATTCGAGCGTTCATGAAGAGTGGTCGTGAGGTGCCGGATCAGTACGACATGAGCAGCCTGCGACTGCTTGGAACCGTCGGTGAGCCAATCAATCCAGAGGCCTGGATGTGGTATCGCGACGTGATCGGAGCGAATCGCTGCCCGATCGTCGACACCTGGTGGCAGACGGAGACCGGTGGCGTGATGATCAGCCCGCTTCCCGGTGCGACCCCCACCAAGCCGGGGTCGGCAACGTTGCCCCTGCCAGGCATTCAGGCCGACATCGTCGATGCCGAAGGCAACAGTTGTGCTGAGGATGAAGGCGGCTACCTGGCGGTGCGTGCCCCCTGGCCGGGAATGATGCGCACTGTGCACGGCAACCCGCAACGGTTCCGCGAGAGTTACTGGGAGCACATCCGCCCAGCGGATGGCTCCTATCTCTATTTTGCAGGCGATGGCGCTCGCCGTGACGCGGATGGCTACTTCTGGGTCATGGGTCGTGTCGATGACGTGATCAACGTGTCTGGCCACCGGCTGGGAACGATGGAAATCGAATCGGCCCTCGTCAGCCATCCAGCTGTGGCTGAGGCCGCTGTTGTTGGCCGCCCCGATGATCTCAAGGGTGAAGGGATCGTGGCTTTCGTGACCCTCGAATCGGGCCGGGAGGCCAGTGACGCCCTCGTTAAGGAGCTCAGGGTTCATGTCGGCTCAGAAATCGGACCGATCGCTCGCCCAGATGAAATCCGCTGCAGCGATGCCCTGCCCAAGACGCGCAGCGGAAAAATCATGCGTCGGATTCTTCGGTCTCTGGCAGCGGGAGAGGAGGTGAGTGGGGATACCAGCACCCTGGAGGATCGCTCCGTGCTCGATCGCCTGCGGGCGTGATGGATCAGAGCAATGCCTGATCTCTGATGGTGGTGGTGAGTCGTCGCATCGCCGTCACCCGCTTTGGATCATCCGCCCAATCACCCAGAACACTGCGGCGTAAGCCCGCGCTGGCTGGGGTCAGGTGGTCTCCCGGCAATTGCAGAAATTCGCTGGCATCCTCCGGACGCTGTCGAAGTGCCTCGATCAGCTCATCACTCTGGTCGAGGTCGTCACGGCCGAAACGCACGACGAGATTGCTAGGCTGCAAATAATGTCGGCTGATCAGCCGCAGGGTTTCCCTGGGACTCGGGCTGAATTCCGTTTCCACCCCGAGCCGTGGTGCCAGGTCACCCAGAAGCGGAATGGAGCGGTCCGCTGCGAAGTTGTTGAAACTGAGTGCAACAAGGCTTTTGCTACTTCGCCCTCCGTCGGGAGCTAGCAGCAGAAGTTTGCAACCGAGGCTGTGCCCCAGCCGTAGAGAGGGGGGGAGGTATCCGCTGCGTTCGACAAGGCGACGTCGAGCTTCGCGCAGCTCGGTCCAGGCCTGGCGAGCCTGGGACTGATGATCGAATCCTGGGACATACGCCCAGGCGTGTACTGCAAGATTGAGCTGGGCAAGGTCCTCCAGCAGGCGCCTGTAACTCACCTGAGGTGTTGCTGCGAGATAGCTCCCGCCGATGAACTCCACCAGTGCCTGAGGTCGGCTGGGCCGGAGTTGCCAGAGATTTCCCTGCTGACGCCAGCTACTCATGCCGCTGGTGCTGCGGCGAGGTTGTTCAGCACGCGCAGGGACTCCCGTACGTGGGCGGGCCCGTCCAGGAGATTCTCGATGATGTGCCGGATGATGCCTTCACCGTCCACCACGTAAGTGACTCGGCCAGGCAGCAACCCCATCGCTCTTGGCACTCCCAGTGATCGACGAAGAGCGTTGTTCGTGTCGCACAGCAGTGGGTAAGGAAGGCTGTGGCGGGTGACGAAGCGTCGATGGCTGACCGCATCGTCAGCACTCACGCCCCAGATCACTGCCCCGAGTTCGTTCAGAGCGCAGTGATTGTCCCGGAAACTGCAGGCTTCGATCGTGCAGCCGGGCGTGTCGTCCTTGGGATAGAAGAACAACACCAAAGGACGTCCGGCAAGATCGTCGCTTGAACGACGTTCACCGTCCTGATCGAGAAGGCTGAAGGAGGGAAGACGATCACCGACCCGGAGTGCCATCACAACGTTGTGGAGATGGTCGAGCCTAGGGATCATGCGCCTTGCCTGACGCGGGAGAATCGGTGCAGGGAGGACCGTTCGAGATGGGTGAGCAACTGGATCTGCTGAGTGGTCAGCCGCTGAAGTCTTCTTCGGGGCCAACCCAGGAATCGGGGTCTGTGCCGGCCCAAAGCACCCTGCTGGTCCCAAACAGCCTGCTGATCATCGACACCGAAACCAGCGGACTTGATCCCTCCGAAAACCAATGTCTGGAAGTGGGATCGATTCTGTTCTCCGTGCCGGATCGCGCCGTTCTTGCCCAGCAGTCGTTTCTGCTGCCGGTGTCGAGCAATGCGGCTGAGCCGATCAATCGCATCCCCGCCTCCGTGACTCAGTTGCCTCAACCATGGCGTGAGGCCCTTGGCTACCTGACGTCGTTGATTGCCGCCGCTGATGTTCTTGTTGCTCACAACGCAGAGTTTGATCGCCAGTGGTTCGGCATTGATCCGCTCCCAGTCGTGCAACAACCCTGGCTTTGCACGATGGAGGACATTCGTTGGCCCGCGGAGCGGCAATTGCGCAGTCGTCCGTCTGTCCGTGATCTTGCTTTGGCCTATGACATCCCTGTCTGGGCAGCTCATCGTGCCCTGACCGACTGCACTTACCTGGCCGAAGTGTTTCGCCGTTGCGATGATCTGGAGACCCTGTTGCTCAGGGGGCTTGAACCGCGTCAGTTGATGCGGGCCCAGGTGTCCTACGACAATCGACACCTCGCCAAAGATGCGGGATTTCGTTGGAATGATCCCGTCAAAGGTGCTTGGACACGTCGTCTGAGCGAACGCGAGGCATCAGAGCTTGCTTTTTCTGTTGTTGGCGTGGAGCCTCCTTCGGAGCAGCTGGCTGCCTGAGCAGGCAGGGCGTTGCTTTTGCTTCATCTCTCCGAAGCCACTGCGTTGTTTTTCAGAGTTGCGCCGCTGTGTCATCAGTCTGATGTCATGGCGGCTTTCATTCACCACCAGCAACGACCCCTTCGTTCGCGTCTGCGGCATTGGCAGCAGGTACGCACCTGGGCTCGTCTGATTCGTGAGGCTGAAGCTCTCTGGCATGTGGACGTCCGTGCACTGCGGCGTTTGGGGGCGGTTGAGCTCTCGCAGCTGATTGAAGAAGTGCCAGCCACGCATCGTCGCCGCGTTAACCGATGGCTTGATTCCTACTCCGTGGCAACTCGATTGCATCGAATTCCGCATTCTCACAGAGATGACAATGCTTGCTGAAACTTGATTGATGAAGGATTCATCTTCATTCTACCAAGTGATTAACCGCTCTTAAACTCTTCCTAACGACGAAGATTGTTGCTTTTAGCTACTCCTGGTAGGTCGATCTTTTCCCAGGCCTGCCATGAGCTTCGTTAAGAAGGCTCTTCTCGTTTCTTCCGTGCTCGTCCTCGGGGCTGGCATGTCCGCCTCCGCCGCTGGAAAGCTGAACGGAGCTGGTGCATCCTTCCCCGCCAAGATTTATCAGCGCTGGTTCGCTGAGCTGGCTAAGTCCGGTGGACCTCAGGTTAATTATCAGGCTGTTGGTTCAGGTTCCGGACGCAAAGCTTTTATTGATCAAACCGTCAACTTCGGTGCATCGGATGATCCGATGAAGAAGAAAGATATGGCCAAGGTCAAGCGAGGAGTGGTTCAGATTCCGATGGTGGGTGGAACCATTGCCTTCGGATACAACAAGCCTGGCTGCAACCTGAAGCTGACCCAGGAGAAGGCTGTCTTGGTCGCCATGGGCAAGATCAAGAACTGGAAGGATCTCGGCTGTGCACCTGGCGCCATCACCTGGGTGCACCGTTCCGATGGTTCCGGCACGACCAAGGCCTTCACGAACTCCATGGAGGCGTTCTCCTCCAAATGGACCTTGGGAACTGGAAAGTCTGTGAAGTGGCCCTCAGGAGTCGGAGCGAAAGGTAACTCTGGTGTCGCCGGTGTGATCCAGAACCGCGTAGGTGCAATCGGTTACTTGAACCAGTCCTACATCAAGGGCAAGGTTGTCGCTGCTGCTCTTCAGAACAAGTCTGGTGAATTCCTCAAGCCCTCCGTGGCTGCTGGCGCCAAGGCCCTGAACGGCATCAAGCTGGACAAGGATCTGGCAGGCAAGAACCCCAACCCGACTGCGAAGGGTGCTTACCCAATTGCGACGCTCACGTGGGTGCTTGCTTACAAGACCGGTAACGGTGCCAATGCTTCGGTGGTTCAAAATGCCTTCAACTACATGCTGAGCTCGAAGGCTCAGAACCAGGCACCCAGCCTTGGTTTTGTCCCCCTTAAGGGCGACATCCTGGCCAAGTCCAAGGCTGCTGTGAAGAAGATCGGCAAATGAGTAGTTGCTGATGCCTGTTGGCCAGCTTGAAAGAAAGGGGAGCTTGCGCTCCCTTTTTTTTGTCAAGAAAGAAACATGGTGTTTGACAATCTCTTGAGCAATGCTTAGTAAAGCTTTAACCAGTTGAACATCATTTATTTGCCTTGTAGTCAACTTCTCCTTCATACACTTCTCGTATCTGAGAGGATGACTTCATGGTTGCGCTTCCTTCCCGAGAACATTCTGACCGACGAGATGGTTTCAGAGATCTCCTGGAGAGCAACTATCAACGACGCAACCTCGTTCATCTCACTGCAGGCAGTGTTGTTCCTCTTCTGAGGAACAACATTTGGCTTGTTGTTCGCGGCATGGTGAAACTTGGTGCCGTCTCAGTTCATGGCGACGAACTCCTGCTGGGACTTGTTGGTCCTGGTGAGCCATTTGGTGAATCCCTCAGCACGGTGGAGGCCTACGACGCAGTTGCTCTGACGAACTGCGATCTGCTCTGCCTGACAACGATTGATATTCAGCAATCCCCAGAGTTGGCACTCGCCATGATGGATGCCATCGCTGCTCGCTATCGACAGGCCGAATCGCTGTTGGCGTTGCTCGGACTTCGCCGCGTTGAAGATCGCTTACGGGGGTTTCTGGAGTTGTTGGCACAGGATTACGGCCAGCCCTGTGAAGATGGCCTGAAACTCAATGTGCGTCTCACGCACCAGGAGCTTGCCAGTGCCCTCAGCACCACGCGCGTCACGGTCACTCGCGTGCTTGGTCTTCTGCGTGAAGAGGGTTGGCTCAAGATCGATGCTGAGCGCTGTCTGGTGATCTCCCACCTACCTCAGCGATGATACTTCGCTGAGTGATCACAAAAAAGCCGGCGTGTTTCGCCGGCTCTGCTCCATGTCGGGTGATTTGAGGAGCGAAATCGACGGTTGAATCGGAGCGGCGGGATTTGAACCCACGACCCCCACTACCCCAAAGTGGTGCGCTACCAAGCTGCGCTACGCCCCGTCAGAATCAAGCTATCACAGTGAATTGCGGCGTCTGGCACGCGTCAACAGGCGAACCGTGAGACGGTCCCTGTTGTCAGAGGCATAGCCGAAAAGGCGACACTGTCTGGCCAGCCGGCGAAGCTCCAGAAGGTTCATCGAGGCAAGCCGTAACTCGGGGAGTGTTTTCCACGCCCGTGAACTCATGGGCAGGTGATCCGTTGTGGCGGCGCTGCCAAGGGTGAGGGTTCCTTCAGCCAGCCACTCGGGTATCAGCACAACGAGCACAGCGATCAGTCCGTAAAGCTCGACAAGCCCCCGCGGAAGTGGATGCAGCTGATGACGTGGTTCTCGCTTCTCCGGTGCTTTCACGCGGGCGAGCCCATCGCTCATTAACCATCACGATGCCATCATCTTGAGACGTCACCTGCAGCGGGTGGTCAGATCCGCAATGTTCCCGAGGATTCAGGGGCAGATGGTACAGCAGGCGCTTGGTCCCGCCAGAGCAGATGCGCAGGTCCCGATCGGTCTGGAGCTCTTGTCGTAAAAATCAATCCGAACACCAGGAACAAGGTGAGCACCATCGCCAGGATCACCGTGCGATCCGACAGCCCCTGCATCAGCTCAATGAGATGGGTGTGTTGTCGCTGCGGAGCACACAGTGACTGATCGACCAGTCGTACTGGTTCCAGACCGACGTTGGAAGTTTGTAGTCCGCACCCTCGAAGTCGGCAAGAGCTGTTTGGGTTGGCATCGCTGAGCAGTAGGGACGGCTCCCAGGTTTCGCCAGGTACTGCTGGTGATATGGCTCTGCGAAATAAAAGGTTTGATCAGCCTTGATCTCCGTCGTGATCGGACCGTATCCACCGGAGTTGAGCTGGTCCTGGTAGGACTCGCGGCTGGCGAGAGCCAGTGCCATCTGCCGCTCTGTTGTCGTGTAGATCGCCGATCGGTACTGACTGCCGCTGTCATTTCCTTGTCGATCACCCTGCGTGGGGTCGTGGCATTCCCAGAACAGTTTCAGCAGATCGGAAAAATCGATGGCAGGAGTGCTCCACACAACCCGTACCCCTTCAGTGTGGCCGGTGCGGCCTGAACACACCTGCTGGTATGTGGGGTCGGTCATCTCCCCTCCTGCGTATCCCACGGCAGTGGTCACGACGCCGGGCAGTCTCCAGAACCCCTTTTCGGCCCCCCAGAAACACCCACAGGCAAAAATCGCTTCTTCCTGGTCGCTCAGCAAAGGAGATCTCAGGGGAGTCCCCAGCACGGCATGGCGACCGTCGCTCATGTCGACCGTGCCGCTGGAGGGTGAAAGCCAGGACGGAAACATGCTCAATCGGCTGATTTCAGGAGCCTAGACAGCTCTGTTGAGATGCCGAGACGCTGTGATCATTCGGTTTGCGGACGGGGGGCCTGTGTTGGTTCCACCTGGATGTGATTGATCAGAGTGGTCACAAACGCAAACAGCAGGAAGGGCAGGCTCAGAACCAGGATCAGTCCGACTCCCACAAGGGCAAAAAGCGGTCGCGACGATCCCATCAGTGCCAGTCCTGCAGCCAGGCTCACGAAGATCACGGCCATCCACGCCAGCACCTGGCCGTAGATATCGCCGAAGGTGAGTGTGCAGCGGACGGTGAAAGGGTTGCTGCTGGTCATGAGCTGAGAGGACGGGGGGTTCAGCTAAGACGGACACGCTTGCGTTGTCCGGCAAGGTTCGCAACTCTTTCAGGATGCCACCGCATCAAGTTGTTCAGCAGCCTGCTGGCGTTCCCAGAGACGCTGATAGGTGCCATGGGTTCTGATCAGATCGTTGTGATGACCTTGCTGAACGATTCTGCCTGCTTCCATCACCAGAATTCGATCGCAGGCCGCTGCGGCGGATAGCTGATGGCTGATCATCACGATGGTGCGCCCCTGCTGTCCGCGAATCGACTCCAGCACTGCAGCAGCCGTGTTGTTGTCGACACTGGCAAGGGCGTCATCCAGGATCAGAACAGGAGACGACACCAGTAGTGCCCGCCCGAGGGCTGTTCGTTGTCGCTGCCCACCGCTGAGGGTGATTCCTCGTTCTCCAACAATGGTCTGGAAGCCATCGGGGAATCCGCGCACATCGTCGGCGAGACGTGCCTGTTCTGCTGAGCTCTCAACCCGTTCATCGCTGGCCTCGGGATCTCCGTAGCGCAGGTTGTCCGCCAGGCTGCTGGTGAACAGAAATCCTTCCTGCGGCACCATCGCCATGGAATGGCGGAGGGTCTGCAGCGGCAGGCTGGTGACGTCCATCCCATCGAGGAACAACTGTCCTGGCTCAACAGGCACCATGCGGCCGAAGGCTCTCGCCAGAGTTGTCTTCCCGCAGCCAACCGGGCCAACCACGGCAACAAGTTCTCCGGCCTGGATGCAGAAATCCACGCCGAGCAGGACGTCCTGCTCGGCACCCTCGTAACGGACTCTGAGTCCTCTGGCTTCAAGCCTCCCTTGCAGTCGGTCACTCAAGGTGGTTACGGGCTGGTGGGACGAAGCGGGCTGCTGATCCCGGATCAGGGGGACGCGCTGAAGCAGTTCCTCCACCCGCTCGAGGCTCACCTGGCCGATCTGGAAGGTGTTGAGCGTGAACCCGAGCAATGCTGTGGGGAACACCAGCTGTCCCACATAAAGGATCAGGGCAACCAGCCCTCCTGTGCTGAGCGCGCCGGACTCAAGCTTCCCGCTGCCAAGGGACAACAACAGCAGCAGTGAAATGGAGGAAATCCCCTCCAGCAGAGGGAATAGGGTGCTGCGCGTTCGTGCGAGGCGGATCTGACTGTCTCGATAGTTGTGATTTCGCTCGCTGAATGCCGCCAGTTCGGATGTCTCCTGGCTGTAGATCTTGATCGCGCCGATCCCGGAGAGGTCCTCCTGGATCAATTCACTCAGAGTCGCCAGATTTTCCTGCTGACGACGCTGCTGATGCATCATCCGACCGCCGAAGAGCCGAACACAGCCCAGCATCACTGGGTAAAGACCAACGGCCGCCACGGTGAGACCGGGGTCGATGGCCAGCATCGCCGGCAGGGTGACGCTGTACACCAGGGCGGTGTTGGTCAGGCTGAGAATTGAAAATCCCAGCAGACGGCGGATGTTTTCAACATCGCTTGTCGCCCGTGCGATCACCTCACCGCTGCCGGTGGTTTGAACCCAAGCAGGCTCCTGCTTGAGCATGTGGTCGAACAGTCGCTGCCGCAACTCCACCTCAACCTGACGCCCGACACCGAAAACCAGTTGTCGGGAAATCAGCCGCACCACCCCCATCACGCTGGCCAGAAGTGCGATCCAGGCGGCTTGGGTCAACACCCTCTGATAGGCAAATCCCCCCTGGAGCTCATCGACGGCCTTCTGGACCTCCATGGGGATCGTCACCCCCAGCAGGTTGACTATTACAAGGGCGATCGCCCCAAGCAGCACGGTGCGCCGGTGGGGGCGCAGATAGCGGCCGATCAGATCCAGGCGCAGGGCGGCCACGGCGTCAACCAGGAGGAGCGCCAACCTAATCAGGCAACTGCATCAAGCTGTCAGCAGCACAGCTCCGTCCAATGCCTGAAGCAGAGTCCACGGATGCCTCGACTCAGAGTCATCCCCTGGAAGCAAGCGATCGAGACCATCTTGATCGCTTGCTGGCGAGAGACTCGCCGCAGGATGGTGACCTGGCCGACTTGGCGCGTCTGTTGATCCGCTACGACGGATTCCCCGGTGCTGATGATCTTCAGAGGGATATGCAACGGCTTCTGTCGATCTGGAAACTCAGCCGTGAAGAGCTCAACACGCGGGTGAGAGGTCTGTGGGCAGATGGGTATCGCCCAGGCCAAGCCAGTGATGAGGCGGTTGGCTCGGGATTTGATACGAGTGAGACGGAGGGCAGCTGAACGGACACTGGTCACGACTTGACGTTTTGGGTGATAGTGGAGATGTCCCCATCACCCGGCCCGGAGTGCATTGCACCCGGGTTTTTTTCTGTCACCGGTCCGTCGCCATGTCCTCTGATCGCCCGTCCTGGCCAGCACTACTCGACAGCGTCATCGAGGGTGATCATCTCAGTGAACAGCAGGCCACTGCCCTGATGCATGCCTGGCTGGCCGAGGAGCTCACGCCAGTTCAGACCGGGGGCTTTCTCACCGCCCTGCGAGCCAAAGGAATGGTCGCGCAGGAACTTGCAGCGATGGCAGCTGTGCTGCGTGAGGCATGTCCGCTTCCCTGCGAGCGCCCCGATCTCCTGATGGT
Coding sequences within:
- a CDS encoding 3'-5' exonuclease — its product is MGEQLDLLSGQPLKSSSGPTQESGSVPAQSTLLVPNSLLIIDTETSGLDPSENQCLEVGSILFSVPDRAVLAQQSFLLPVSSNAAEPINRIPASVTQLPQPWREALGYLTSLIAAADVLVAHNAEFDRQWFGIDPLPVVQQPWLCTMEDIRWPAERQLRSRPSVRDLALAYDIPVWAAHRALTDCTYLAEVFRRCDDLETLLLRGLEPRQLMRAQVSYDNRHLAKDAGFRWNDPVKGAWTRRLSEREASELAFSVVGVEPPSEQLAA
- the pstS gene encoding phosphate ABC transporter substrate-binding protein PstS; its protein translation is MSFVKKALLVSSVLVLGAGMSASAAGKLNGAGASFPAKIYQRWFAELAKSGGPQVNYQAVGSGSGRKAFIDQTVNFGASDDPMKKKDMAKVKRGVVQIPMVGGTIAFGYNKPGCNLKLTQEKAVLVAMGKIKNWKDLGCAPGAITWVHRSDGSGTTKAFTNSMEAFSSKWTLGTGKSVKWPSGVGAKGNSGVAGVIQNRVGAIGYLNQSYIKGKVVAAALQNKSGEFLKPSVAAGAKALNGIKLDKDLAGKNPNPTAKGAYPIATLTWVLAYKTGNGANASVVQNAFNYMLSSKAQNQAPSLGFVPLKGDILAKSKAAVKKIGK
- a CDS encoding Crp/Fnr family transcriptional regulator is translated as MVALPSREHSDRRDGFRDLLESNYQRRNLVHLTAGSVVPLLRNNIWLVVRGMVKLGAVSVHGDELLLGLVGPGEPFGESLSTVEAYDAVALTNCDLLCLTTIDIQQSPELALAMMDAIAARYRQAESLLALLGLRRVEDRLRGFLELLAQDYGQPCEDGLKLNVRLTHQELASALSTTRVTVTRVLGLLREEGWLKIDAERCLVISHLPQR
- the msrA gene encoding peptide-methionine (S)-S-oxide reductase MsrA yields the protein MFPSWLSPSSGTVDMSDGRHAVLGTPLRSPLLSDQEEAIFACGCFWGAEKGFWRLPGVVTTAVGYAGGEMTDPTYQQVCSGRTGHTEGVRVVWSTPAIDFSDLLKLFWECHDPTQGDRQGNDSGSQYRSAIYTTTERQMALALASRESYQDQLNSGGYGPITTEIKADQTFYFAEPYHQQYLAKPGSRPYCSAMPTQTALADFEGADYKLPTSVWNQYDWSISHCVLRSDNTPISLS
- a CDS encoding ABC transporter ATP-binding protein codes for the protein MAALRLDLIGRYLRPHRRTVLLGAIALVIVNLLGVTIPMEVQKAVDELQGGFAYQRVLTQAAWIALLASVMGVVRLISRQLVFGVGRQVEVELRQRLFDHMLKQEPAWVQTTGSGEVIARATSDVENIRRLLGFSILSLTNTALVYSVTLPAMLAIDPGLTVAAVGLYPVMLGCVRLFGGRMMHQQRRQQENLATLSELIQEDLSGIGAIKIYSQETSELAAFSERNHNYRDSQIRLARTRSTLFPLLEGISSISLLLLLSLGSGKLESGALSTGGLVALILYVGQLVFPTALLGFTLNTFQIGQVSLERVEELLQRVPLIRDQQPASSHQPVTTLSDRLQGRLEARGLRVRYEGAEQDVLLGVDFCIQAGELVAVVGPVGCGKTTLARAFGRMVPVEPGQLFLDGMDVTSLPLQTLRHSMAMVPQEGFLFTSSLADNLRYGDPEASDERVESSAEQARLADDVRGFPDGFQTIVGERGITLSGGQRQRTALGRALLVSSPVLILDDALASVDNNTAAAVLESIRGQQGRTIVMISHQLSAAAACDRILVMEAGRIVQQGHHNDLIRTHGTYQRLWERQQAAEQLDAVAS
- a CDS encoding DUF3288 family protein, yielding MPEAESTDASTQSHPLEASDRDHLDRLLARDSPQDGDLADLARLLIRYDGFPGADDLQRDMQRLLSIWKLSREELNTRVRGLWADGYRPGQASDEAVGSGFDTSETEGS